The DNA region GTCCCCTGCGACTTCTCGGTCGGCATGCTCGCCGAGGGCAAGCGCCGTCACCCCGAGCTGGCGCTGACGGCCGGCGACGCCACCAGGCTGCCGTTCGCCGACGACACCTTCGACTCGGTGACGATCTCCTTCGCACTGCGCAACGTCCACGAGACCGAGACGGCGCTGCGCGAGATGCACCGGGTGACCAAGCCCGGCGGCAAGCTGGTGATCTGCGAGTTCTCCACGCCGACCTGGACGCCGTTCCGGACGGTGTACACCGAGTACCTGATGCGGGCACTGCCGCCGGTCGCCACCGCGGTCAGCAGCAACCCGGACGCGTACGTCTACCTCGCCGAGTCCATCCGGGAGTGGCCCGACCAGCCCGGGTTGGCCGGGATGCTGCAGGAGGCGGGCTGGTCCAAGGTGGCCTGGCGCAACCTGACCGGCGGCATCGTGGCGCTGCACCGGGCCTACAAGGTCTGACCGTCAGGTCCGGCCGCCCGGCGCCGCGGTGCGCGGCGCTGCGGTGCCCGGCG from Kitasatospora sp. NBC_00458 includes:
- a CDS encoding demethylmenaquinone methyltransferase, which translates into the protein MTRASLDKQPHEVAAMFDDVAAKYDRTNDVLSLGQARAWRRAVAEAVAAGPGDLVLDLGAGTGTSSLPFLEAGAQVVPCDFSVGMLAEGKRRHPELALTAGDATRLPFADDTFDSVTISFALRNVHETETALREMHRVTKPGGKLVICEFSTPTWTPFRTVYTEYLMRALPPVATAVSSNPDAYVYLAESIREWPDQPGLAGMLQEAGWSKVAWRNLTGGIVALHRAYKV